CCGCCACCGGCACCAGCGAGGCGGGAAGCGTCTCGGGGCGGGCGAGCCGCCAGAGGTCGCGTGCCTGCACAGGCTTCACCCCTCTTCGCGCGGGGGAGAGCCGGCGGCCAGCAGGCGGCGCCGGAGCTTGCCCGAGGCCGTCCGCGGCAGCCGGTCGACGACGTCGATGCGCTCCGGCACCTTGAAGTGCGCGATGCGCTCCCGCAGCCAGGCACCGAGCGCCCCGGCTTCCACCCGGGCGCCCGGACGGAGGACGACGGCCGCCCGGGGGCGCTCGCCCCAGAGCGGGTCGGGCACGCCCCAGACGGCCGCCTCCAGGACGGCCGGGTGGGCCAGGAGCGCCTCCTCCACCTCGGCCGGGGCGATCTTCTCGCCCCCCGAGACGATCAGCTCGTCGCTCCGGCCGGTGACGAAGAGGCAGCCGTCCTCGTCGAAGTAGCCCAGGTCGCCGGTGCGGAGCCAGCCGCCGGCGAAGGCGCGGCGGGTGGCGGCCGGGTCGCGCCAGTAGCCGGCGGCCACGGTGGGACCGCGGACCGCGATCTCCCCCGGCGTGCCCGGCGGCAGCGGCCCGAGCGCCTCGTCCACCACCCGCACCTCCGCAAAGGGGAGCGGCCGGCCGGCGGAGCCCGGGTGCGCACCGCCCGGCACGGGCGGCACGGTCACCACCTGGGAGGCCGTCTCGGTCATGCCGTAGGTGGGCAGGACCGGGCAGCCCAGCGCCTGGGCGCGCTCCAGGAGCGGCCTGGGCACCGGGCCGCCGCCCGCGAGGACGAGGCGGAGCGTGGGCGGGAAGGGCCGCCCGCCCCGCGCCCCCAGCATCCGCTCGAGCATGGTGGCCACCACGGAGAGCGCCTGCACGCGGCCCTCGTCGACGAGCCGGTTGACCTCCGCCGGGTCGAAGCGGCGCCGCAGCAGGAGCGCCGTCCCGAGGAGCACCGAGCGCGTCAGGAGGGCGAGACCGCCCACGTGGAAGAGGGGGAGGACCGCCAGCCAGCGCTCGCCGGGCAGCGAGCCGAGGTGGAGCGCCGAGGCGATCGCGTTCCACCAGAGGTTGGCGCGCGTCAGCAGCACGCCCTTCGGCCGGCCGGTGGTGCCCGAGGTGGTGACGATGGCGGCGACACCCGGGCCGGTGCCCTCCGGGCGGCGCCTCCGCCGCGGAGGCGTCCACGGCAGGCCGAAGACCGCCTCCGGCTCCAGCCACTCCAGGAGGCGGCGGAGCTCTCCGGCGGAGAGGCGGGTGTGGAGCGGCACGCAGACCGCGCGGAGCCGAAGGCAGGCGTGGAAGAGCGCCACCCACCCCAATCCGGCAGGAAGCGCCACCGCCACCCGCGACCCTTCCCCGACGCCGCGCCGGCGCAGCTCGGCGGCCACCCGGCCCGCCTGCCGGTCCAGCTCCGCCCAGCTCCAGGCGCGCCCGCCGGCCTCGACGGCGACGGCGCCCGGCGTCCGCGCGGCGCGCTCGGCCAGCCAGTCGGAGGCGACGGCCGCCGCGGGCGGCGCTTCCTGGTGCGCGAGGGGCGGTGCGGTACGCTCGCCCATGGCTACGGCAGGCGCGGGAAGCGCGAGAAGTCGGGCGCGCGCTTCTCGAGGAAGGCGTTCCGCCCCTCCTGCGCCTCCGCGGTCATGTAGAAGAGCATGGTGGCGTCGCCGGCCAGCTGCTGCAGGCCGGCGAGGCCGTCGGTGTCCGCGTTGAAGGCCGCCTTGAGGAGGCGGATGGCGGTGGGGCTCTTGGCCAGGATCTCCTCGGCCCAGGCGACCGTCTCCTCCTCCAGGCGCTCCAGCGGGACGACGGCGTTGACCAGGCCCATCTCCAGCGCTTCCCGGGCCGTGTAGCGGCGGCAGAGGTACCAGATCTCGCGCGCCTTCTTGTGGCCGACGACACGCGCCAGGAGCGCCGCGCCGTAGCCGCCGTCGAAGGAGCCGACCCTGGGGCCGGTCTGGCCGAAGACGGCGTTGTCGGCGGCGATGGTCAGGTCGCAGACGAGCTGGAGGACGTTGCCGCCTCCGATGGCGTAGCCGGCCACCATGGCGATGACGGGCTTGGGCAGCGTGCGGATCTGGCGTTGCAGGTCGAGCACGTTGAGGCGCGGGACGCCCCGCTCATCCAGGTAGCCGGCCTCGCCGCGCACGCGCTGGTCGCCGCCCGAGCAGAAGGCCTCGCGGCCCGCCCCGGTGAGGATGGCGACGCCGATCCCGGGGTCGTCGCGCACGCGCGCGAAGGCGTCCGAGAGCTCGAAGAGCGTCTGGGGCCGGAAGGCGTTGCGCACCTCCGGCCGGTTGATGGTGATCTTGGCGATGCCGCCGCTCCGCTCGAAGAGGACGTCCTGGTAGGTCTCGACCGTCTCCCAGCGCACCATGGGCTTCCCTCCCCGTCGCGGGGCCGGGGCGGGGCGCGCCTCCCGGCGGGCGGCCGGGCCGGCCCCGCTCCGACCGACTGGTCGGTCTACGAGAGAAAGCGTAGTTCGCGAGAGGGCGCCTGGCAAATCCCGCTAGAAGGTCCGCGCGGCCGCGCGCGGGCGAAAGCGGCCCCCGCGACGGGCGCGGGGACCGGTTGTGACGGATCGGAGGCCGTGCTAGCCTAGTAGAGCGCCGCGGGCATGCGGCGGCGAGTGCGTGCGCCCGTAGCTCAGAAGGAAAGAGCGGAGGTTTCCTAAACCTTGTCTGTCGGGGGTTCGAGTCCCCCCGGGCGCACCAGGGAGCGAGACCGTTCGACCTTCGCGGAGGGGTGTCCGAGCGGTTTAAGGTGCGGCTCTCGAAAAGCCGTGTGGTGATGAGCCACCGTGGGTTCGAATCCCACCCCCTCCGCCAGGAGTTCCCGGAAGGGTGCAGGAGTGGTTGAACTGGCACGCCTGGAGAGCGTGTGTACGGGGAACCGTACCGTGGGTTCGAATCCCACCCCTTCCGCCAGATCGTCTCTTGCGAGTTTGGCCGTGCTAGGCGGGGAGGTAGCGGTGCCCTGTACCCGCAATCCGCTTCAGCGGGGCTGAACGCCGCCCCCGGCCTGGCGCTGTGGGGTCCGCATCCGGCACGTGGTGTTGAGGATCGGGTCCTGCGCGACGTCCACCCGTGAACCCCGTCAGGTCCGGAAGGAAGCAGCGGTAAGCGGGCGAGGGCGGGTGCCGCAGGGGTGCCGGGTCTGAGCCGGCGACCGGAAGACGCCCGGAGCGACCAGGTCAAAGGCGGCCGCACGGCCGCATCTTGGCGGAGTTGCGAGGCCCCCTCTGCGGGGCCTCGCTCCTCGTGGGGCCGGCGCGCGGCCCCGGGAAGCGGAGGCGGCGAAGACGGCCGAGTACCAGGCGCTCTACCGCGAGTGGCGGCCCCGCACCTTCGCCGAGGTGGTGGGCCAGGAGCACGTGGTGCGCGCGCTCCGGCGGGCGGTCGCCGGCGGGCGGGTGGCGCACGCCTACTGCTTCGCCGGACCGCGCGGCACGGGCAAGACCTCGGTGGCGCGCATCCTCGCGCGCGCGGTCAACTGCCTGGAGCCGCGCGAGGGCGAGCCGTGCAACGCCTGCCGGCCGTGCCGGGAGGCGCTGGAGGGCGCCTTCCTGGACCTGGTGGAGATCGACGCCGCCTCCAACCGCGGCATCGATCAGATGCGCGAGCTCTTGGAGCGCGTCCACCTGGCGCCGGTGGAGGGCCGGCGCAAGGTCTACATCATCGACGAGGCGCACATGCTGACCGCCGACGCCTTCAACGCCTTCCTGAAGACGCTGGAGGAGCCGCCGGCGTACGCGCTCTTCGTGCTGGCCACCACCGAGCCGCAGAAGGTGCCCGTCACCATCCTCTCGCGCTGCCAGCGCTTCGACTTCCACCGCATCGAGGAAGAGCGCATCGTCGCCCACCTGGCGCGGGTGGCGGAGAGCCTGGGCGCGAGCCTGGAACCGGCCGCGCTGGAGGCGCTGGCGCGCTACGCCGAGGGCGGGCTGCGCGACGCGCTCAGCCTCTTGGACGAGTGCCTGGCCGCGGGCGCGCGGACGGTGGACGACGTGGCCGCCGTGCTGGGCACGGCGCCCTCGCAGGCGCTGGAGGCGCTCTCCCGGGCGCTGGCGGAGGGCGACGCGGCCGGCTGTCTGGCGGTGGTGGAGGAGCTGGCGCGGGAGGGCAAGGACTTCCGCCAGGTGCTCCTCGACCTGACCGCCCATCTGCGCGGGGAGCTGCTGGCGCTGCTGGGGGCGGGCGGGAGCCCGGGTGCGGCCGGCCGCGGGCAGGCCGGTTCGCGCTGGCGGCCGGAGCCGCTCCTGGCCACGCTGGAGGCGCTGGCCGACCTGGAGGGCGAGCTGCGCTGGGCGGCGCGGCCGCGCGCCCGCTTCGAGCTGGGGCTGCTGGGGGCGATGGCACGGGCGGGCCACACCCTCGGGAACGGCGGCGACCCGCCGTCGGAGCGCCCGCGGGAGGCGCCCGAGGAAGCCCCGCCGGCCGCCCCGCCTCTCCTCTTCCGGAACGAGGCGAACGAGGCGGCGATCGCCGACCCGCCCGGGCCGCCCGCGGGCGGGGAGGAGGAGCTCGAGCGCGTGCGCCAGCTCTGGCCGGAGGTGGTCCGGCGGGCGCGGCGGCGGTCGGCCAAGCTGGCGGCCTTCCTCGAGCCGGCGCGGCCGGCGGCGGTGGAGGAGGGGGCACTGGTCCTCGACTTCCCGCCGCTCTACGACTTCCACCGCCAGCAGCTGGGCGAACCACCGCAGCGCGAGATGCTGGAGGAGGTCCTGGCGGAGCTGCTGGGGCGTAGACTACCCATCAAAAGCCGCCGGGCGGAGCCGAACGAGGGCTCGGAGCTGGCCGAGCCGGTGCGCCGCGCGCTGGAGAAGCTCGGCCCCGGCGCGCGCGTCCGCGAGGAGGGCGCCGGCGAGGGCGAGGAGGAAGGCCGATGAGCTTCAACGTCAACCGCCTGCTCAAGCAGCTGGAGAAGGTGCAGGGCGACATGGCCCGCGCCCAGGAGGAGCTGCGCCAGAAGCGCGTGGAGGCGACGGCCGGCGGCGGCGCCGTCACCGCCGTCGTCGACGGCACGGGCGTGCTCCAGTCGGTCCGCATCCAGCGCGAGGTGCTGGGCGACCAGCCGGGCGAGGCGGAGCTGGAGATGCTGCAGGACCTGATCGTGGCCGCCGTGGGCGAGGCGCAGCGCCAGGCGCGCGAGGCGGCGGCGCAGGAGATGGCCAAGGCGACCGGCGGCCTGGCCGGCGGCCTGCCCAACCTGCCCGGCCTGCCCGACCTGGGCGGCCTCTTCTGAAGCGGGGGCGAGCCCTTGGAGTACGCCGCGCCCATCGCCCGCCTCATCGCCGAGCTGGAGCGCCTGCCGGGTGTGGGGCCGAAGACCGCCCAGCGGCTGGCGCTCCACCTCCTCAACCGGCCGCGGGAGGAGGTGGCGGCGCTGGCCTCGGCCCTGCTGGAGGCGAAGGACCGGATCCACCCCTGCTCCGTCTGCGCCAACCTGACCGACACCGACCCCTGCGCCATCTGCTCCGACCCCCGGCGCGACGAGAGCCTCCTCTGCGTGGTGGAGGAGCCGAAGGACGTCATCGCGCTGGAGCGGACGCACGAGTTCCACGGCCGCTACCACGTGCTGATGGGCGCCATCTCGCCGCTCAGCGGGATCGGCCCCGACGACCTGCGCGTCGACGCCCTCCTCGCCCGCCTCAAGGAAGGGAAGATCCGCGAGGTGGTGCTGGCCACCGACCCCGACGTGGAGGGCGAGGCGACCGCCATGTACCTGGCCCGCCTGCTCAAGCCGCTGGGCGTCCAGACCAGCCGCCTGGCGCGCGGCCTCCCCGAGGGCGGCGACCTGGACTACGTCGACGAGGTCACCCTGGCCCGCGCCCTGGAGGGGCGCCGCGCCATCTGAAGGGCGCCGCGCCCCGGTTGCCCCTCCCAGTTGCCGGACATACTCCCAGTATCCGCCGCGGCCGCGCGGCCATCGCGCGGCCGCCGGGCGCATAGCCTGGTCTCAGGCGGATGGGGGTGATCGCGTGGCCGGGGAAGGCATGCCCTCCGTGGCCGACGACCCGCTCTTCGACGACGTGGTGGAGCAGGCGCGGCGCGAGCTGGAGGCGGCGCGCAGCTACTTCGACTCGGTCACCGACCCGGAGCTGGTGGACCATGCCATCCATCTCCTCAACGCCGCCGAGAAGAAGTACATGTACCTCGTCCACCGGGCGCAGCGCGACGAGCGGCGCGACGGCCTCGGGGAGCGGTCCGGCTGAGGGCGCGCGCCGCCCGCGCCGGGTCGGGCCGAGGATGAACGGGCGGACGGCGGCCGGGCTGGCCTTCTGGACGGCGCTCCTGGCGGCGCTGGTCATCGTCCTGACGCTCTGGGCGCTGACCGCGCCGCTGGCGCTGGCGACGCGCCGCCTGGCGGGCTGGCTCGGGCGCGCCCTGGCGCTGGCGGCACGCCTCCTCCGCCGGCCCCTGGCCAACCTGGCGGGCGGCACGGCGGCGGTGGCGGCGGCCAACCTGCTCCTGGCGCCGGGCCTCCACGTGGGCTGGAACCTCTGGAACCTGGCGCTCCTCGCCGTGCTGGGGCTGCCGGGGGCGCTGCTGCTGGTGGCGCTGGCGCGCTGGCCCTTCTGAGCGGGGAGCGGGGCCGCGGCGGCGCGGCGGGGCGGCGGCGGGGCGGCGGCGGGGCGGCGCCTGCGGCCGCTTCCTCGTTCTGCTAGACTGGGACAGGTCATCCCGGCCCGGTCCGCCGGGCCCCCAAGCGAGGCGCGCGAACACCCATGGACAGCGTGCGGGTCCGCTTCGCGCCCAGCCCCACCGGCTACCTCCACCTGGGCGGGGCGCGGACGGCGCTCTTCAACTGGCTCTTCGCCCGCCATCACGGCGGCGCCTTCATCCTGCGCATCGAGGACACCGACCGGCAGCGCTCCACCGAGGCCTCGGTGGGCGCCATCACCGGCGGGCTCCGCTGGCTGGGCCTGGAGTGGGACGAGGGTCCCGAGGTGGGCGGTCCCTATGGCCCCTACTTCCAGTCCGAGCGCCAGGCGGGCTACCGGGAGGCGGCGGCCAGGCTGCTGGAGCGCGGGCTCGCCTACCGCTGCTACTGCACGCCCGAGGAGCTGGAGGCGCGGCGGAAGGAGGCGCTGGCCGAGGGGCGCGCGCCGCGCTACGACCGGCGCTGCCTCCGCCTGAGCGAGGCCGAGCGCCGGCGGCTGGAGGCGGAGGGGCGGCGGCCGGCCATCCGCCTGCTGGCGCCCGACGAGGGAGTCACCGTCGTCCACGACCTGGTGCGCGGCGACGTGGAGTTCGAGAACGCGGCGGTGATGGACGACTTCGTCATCGTCAAGTCGGACGGCTTCCCCACCTACAACTTCGCCGCCGTCGTCGACGACGCCGCCATGCGCGTCACCCACGTCCTCCGCGCCGAGGAGCACCTCTCCAACACGCCCAAGCAGCTGGCCGTCTACCGGGCACTGGGCCTGGAGCCGCCCGCCTTCGGCCACCTGCCCATGATCCTCGCGCCCGACCGCTCCAAGCTCTCCAAGCGCCATGGCGCCATCGCGGTGGAGGAGTTCCGCGAGCGGGGCTTCCTGCCGGAGGCCATGGTCAACTACCTGGCGCTCCTGGGCTGGTCGCCGGGCGGCGAGGAAGAGTTCCTGACGCGCGAGGAGCTGGTCGCCCGCTTCGACCTCGACCGCGTCGGCCGCCAGCCAGCCGTCTACGACGTGGAGAAGCTGGCCTGGATGAACGCGCGCTACCTGCGCGAGGCCGACCTGGGCCGCCTCGCCGAGCTGACCGCACCGCTCCTGGAGCGGGCCGGGCTGGTGGAGCCAGGCGCGCTGGCGGGCGCCGAGCGGCGGCGGCTGGAGGGCATCCTGGCCGCCGGGCGCGACCGCGTGCGCACGCTGGGCGAGGTGCCCGAGGCCTTCCCCTACTTCTGGCGCGCGCCGGAGCCCGAGGACTTCGACCCCAAGGGCGTCAGGAAGCACTTCCTCGCCCCGGAGCCCGGCCTGCCCCCGGCGCCGGAGCGGCTCCGCGCCGCCGCCGCCGCGCTCGAGGCGCTGCCGGCCTGGGAGGAGGAGCAGGCCGAGGCCGCCTTCCGCGCGCTCTGCGAGGAGCGCGGCTGGAAGACCGGCCATCTCTTCCACCCGGTCCGCCTGGCGGTGAGCGGCCGCACGGTCGGCCCGAGCCTCTTCGCCCTGCTGACGCTCCTCCCGCGCGAGGAAGTGCTCCGCCGGCTCCGCGCCGCCGCCCAGTGGATCGAGCAGGGCCGCTTCGCCGCCCTGGCCGCCCGCGCCACGTGACCGGCGGCGGGCGGCGCCGCGGCCGGTGCGCCGCCGGCCAGGCGGCGGGTCGGCTTTCGCTCGCCCGTTGCGGAGGGGTCGCCCCGCGTGCTATAGTCCTGCTTGCCGGTGCGCCGCGCGGTCCGGGACGGTGAAGGTCGCGCCCGCGGACGCGGACGCCCGCCGCGACAGGCGCCGGGCATGGGCAGTTGGGGGATCGTCCAACGGTAGGACACATGACTCTGGATCATGGAATCCTGGTTCGAATCCAGGTCCCCCAGCCAGGAGATTTCCGCCGGATTCGTCTAGAGGCCCAGGACGCCGCCCTCTCACGGCGGTAACGCGGGTTCGAATCCCGCATCCGGTACCAAAATTCGTCGGGAGCCTTGCGCGGCAAGGCTCCCGTTTTTTGTGGAGCGGGTGCAGGCCGGTAAGCATTGTCCTGGTTGTAGCTGGGGGGTCGCCGCGCTTGCCCGAATCGGGGAGCTCGCCGGTAGGCCCTCCGGGCAACTTGTCGTGCCGTCCTCTCACGGGCAGGAGGGACTCGTTACCCGCGGTGAAGATCCGCGAGAAGTTCCTCGACGGATTCGAAGCACTCTACGTTTCCCGCCTTGAGGTCATGGATCGGCTGCCGGAGATCCTCCGCCCACTCGGGGGCGCAGAAGTAGCGCTCCCGGCGGGTTACGAAGTCGACCAGCTTGGCGATGGTCCGACAGTGCTCGTTCGACATACGAAAGGGTATGGCCCCCCTCGACCCAGGACGTCTCCCGGCTAGGCCAGCACGACCTCGGCGTATCGCTCCAGCCGCTCGGGTACGGCCCTGACGGCGAGGCGGTCGCCCAGCAGGCTCGCGGCCCTTCCCTCGAGCTCGACGATCAGCCGGACGGCCGGATTCTCGGCCGGGCCAACGTCCGCCACCCTCGCCCGGTACTGGTCGCGGCGGACGCTTTCGGTCAAGCACCAGCTATACACCGCCGGGACGTAGCCGATGTGTACGCCGGAGGGCGAGAGGACGCGGATGGCGTTGACGTCGAACGGGTTCTCTTCCTCCAGCTCCAGGCGCACCGGGACCCCGGGGCGGAGCTCGCCGATGACACGCTCGCCTTCGTAGTAGCGCCAACCCGCGACGGCGAAACGCAAATGATACAGATCGTTCACGTCCTCGATGGAGATCGGCTCCAGGAACTCCATGGTATCCGTCGGCAGTCGGCCGCCGGTCACGCGGAGGTATTCGATCCCATCCTCCGGGCGTACGCCGAGATGGGCCCACTCCTCGCTGCTCCACGTCTGCGGGATCCGGCGCCGGAACGTGGCGAAGAGAACGTGGCTGTGCCACTCCCCGTCCGGGTAGGGGAACTCGTCCAGTAAGCGAAATCCGGCTCCGATGGCCTCGTCCAGGGATCCCGGCACCTCGCGCTCGTACCGGAAGCCGCATGAGCCTTCCCCCTGCCAGAGGTGGCCGATGAGGTACCTCCTCCTGGTAACCGGGTGCTGCCAGACGACCAGCACCTCACGCCGCACCGTCGAATCCACCTCCCGCCCCTCCGAGGATCCCATCCCTGCGACGCCGCAGAATGTCAACCGCCAACCGCCATCGCTCGGGCGTCATGATATGCTCTCGGTCGACCACGGACTCGACCAACGCGCGGATCACGGAGTCTGTCAGTCTCCCTACCAGGTCTTGAAACCCGGCCAGAAACCCATCCATAGCCAGGAGAGCCTCCAGCAGCTCCCGGAGCTTGGCCCTCCCGCGGCGGGGGGAGACCGCTATCTCGTAACGGAAACCCGTGTCAAAACGATCCAGACCCTGCATGAGATATCGTCCCACCCGCAGAGGATCCAGACCGCTCCCGAAAGCCGACCCGTGATCATACCACGGAGCCATCACAGCGGCCCCCTCGCTATGCCAGACGATCCCCCAATTGGACGGATGGCGATCCGCGTTGGCGATGAGGATGTCGAAGCACACCATCCGGATCACGCTGGAGCGAGCCTCGTGGGGCGCCAGGTACCGCGAAAGCCCGGCCACGACCTCCCCCAGAGTCGGTCGTCTCTCGCCCGGCATGCGGCCGACGACGTCCACACCTTCGCGGAGCGCGTACCCTTGCGGCACGAAGTCTCTTATTAGCGCACCTACACGTCCGTCCATAGTGGCCGACTGGACTGTCCGGAACCGGAAGGCCAAGGTACTTCCCGACGTATGCGGCCAGGACCTCGGCGCCGACCTCGCCCGTCACAAAGCCGGATGGACCCGGGTGTTCCTTCGGCAGCTTGAAGAGGTACTTGACCCCATCAGGACCGTAGACCCAATAGCCCTGGCGGCTGCCAGAGCTCTTCTTCTCGTCTTTCCGCCA
This portion of the Bacillota bacterium genome encodes:
- a CDS encoding pro-sigmaK processing inhibitor BofA family protein, with product MNGRTAAGLAFWTALLAALVIVLTLWALTAPLALATRRLAGWLGRALALAARLLRRPLANLAGGTAAVAAANLLLAPGLHVGWNLWNLALLAVLGLPGALLLVALARWPF
- the recR gene encoding recombination mediator RecR; translated protein: MEYAAPIARLIAELERLPGVGPKTAQRLALHLLNRPREEVAALASALLEAKDRIHPCSVCANLTDTDPCAICSDPRRDESLLCVVEEPKDVIALERTHEFHGRYHVLMGAISPLSGIGPDDLRVDALLARLKEGKIREVVLATDPDVEGEATAMYLARLLKPLGVQTSRLARGLPEGGDLDYVDEVTLARALEGRRAI
- a CDS encoding HIRAN domain-containing protein, translating into MDSTVRREVLVVWQHPVTRRRYLIGHLWQGEGSCGFRYEREVPGSLDEAIGAGFRLLDEFPYPDGEWHSHVLFATFRRRIPQTWSSEEWAHLGVRPEDGIEYLRVTGGRLPTDTMEFLEPISIEDVNDLYHLRFAVAGWRYYEGERVIGELRPGVPVRLELEEENPFDVNAIRVLSPSGVHIGYVPAVYSWCLTESVRRDQYRARVADVGPAENPAVRLIVELEGRAASLLGDRLAVRAVPERLERYAEVVLA
- a CDS encoding YaaL family protein, with the translated sequence MPSVADDPLFDDVVEQARRELEAARSYFDSVTDPELVDHAIHLLNAAEKKYMYLVHRAQRDERRDGLGERSG
- the menB gene encoding 1,4-dihydroxy-2-naphthoyl-CoA synthase, with translation MVRWETVETYQDVLFERSGGIAKITINRPEVRNAFRPQTLFELSDAFARVRDDPGIGVAILTGAGREAFCSGGDQRVRGEAGYLDERGVPRLNVLDLQRQIRTLPKPVIAMVAGYAIGGGNVLQLVCDLTIAADNAVFGQTGPRVGSFDGGYGAALLARVVGHKKAREIWYLCRRYTAREALEMGLVNAVVPLERLEEETVAWAEEILAKSPTAIRLLKAAFNADTDGLAGLQQLAGDATMLFYMTAEAQEGRNAFLEKRAPDFSRFPRLP
- the gltX gene encoding glutamate--tRNA ligase, translating into MDSVRVRFAPSPTGYLHLGGARTALFNWLFARHHGGAFILRIEDTDRQRSTEASVGAITGGLRWLGLEWDEGPEVGGPYGPYFQSERQAGYREAAARLLERGLAYRCYCTPEELEARRKEALAEGRAPRYDRRCLRLSEAERRRLEAEGRRPAIRLLAPDEGVTVVHDLVRGDVEFENAAVMDDFVIVKSDGFPTYNFAAVVDDAAMRVTHVLRAEEHLSNTPKQLAVYRALGLEPPAFGHLPMILAPDRSKLSKRHGAIAVEEFRERGFLPEAMVNYLALLGWSPGGEEEFLTREELVARFDLDRVGRQPAVYDVEKLAWMNARYLREADLGRLAELTAPLLERAGLVEPGALAGAERRRLEGILAAGRDRVRTLGEVPEAFPYFWRAPEPEDFDPKGVRKHFLAPEPGLPPAPERLRAAAAALEALPAWEEEQAEAAFRALCEERGWKTGHLFHPVRLAVSGRTVGPSLFALLTLLPREEVLRRLRAAAQWIEQGRFAALAARAT
- a CDS encoding YbaB/EbfC family nucleoid-associated protein, whose product is MSFNVNRLLKQLEKVQGDMARAQEELRQKRVEATAGGGAVTAVVDGTGVLQSVRIQREVLGDQPGEAELEMLQDLIVAAVGEAQRQAREAAAQEMAKATGGLAGGLPNLPGLPDLGGLF
- a CDS encoding HipA domain-containing protein, yielding MAGLSRYLAPHEARSSVIRMVCFDILIANADRHPSNWGIVWHSEGAAVMAPWYDHGSAFGSGLDPLRVGRYLMQGLDRFDTGFRYEIAVSPRRGRAKLRELLEALLAMDGFLAGFQDLVGRLTDSVIRALVESVVDREHIMTPERWRLAVDILRRRRDGILGGAGGGFDGAA
- the dnaX gene encoding DNA polymerase III subunit gamma/tau, which translates into the protein MRGLAPRGAGARPREAEAAKTAEYQALYREWRPRTFAEVVGQEHVVRALRRAVAGGRVAHAYCFAGPRGTGKTSVARILARAVNCLEPREGEPCNACRPCREALEGAFLDLVEIDAASNRGIDQMRELLERVHLAPVEGRRKVYIIDEAHMLTADAFNAFLKTLEEPPAYALFVLATTEPQKVPVTILSRCQRFDFHRIEEERIVAHLARVAESLGASLEPAALEALARYAEGGLRDALSLLDECLAAGARTVDDVAAVLGTAPSQALEALSRALAEGDAAGCLAVVEELAREGKDFRQVLLDLTAHLRGELLALLGAGGSPGAAGRGQAGSRWRPEPLLATLEALADLEGELRWAARPRARFELGLLGAMARAGHTLGNGGDPPSERPREAPEEAPPAAPPLLFRNEANEAAIADPPGPPAGGEEELERVRQLWPEVVRRARRRSAKLAAFLEPARPAAVEEGALVLDFPPLYDFHRQQLGEPPQREMLEEVLAELLGRRLPIKSRRAEPNEGSELAEPVRRALEKLGPGARVREEGAGEGEEEGR
- a CDS encoding AMP-binding protein; the encoded protein is MGERTAPPLAHQEAPPAAAVASDWLAERAARTPGAVAVEAGGRAWSWAELDRQAGRVAAELRRRGVGEGSRVAVALPAGLGWVALFHACLRLRAVCVPLHTRLSAGELRRLLEWLEPEAVFGLPWTPPRRRRRPEGTGPGVAAIVTTSGTTGRPKGVLLTRANLWWNAIASALHLGSLPGERWLAVLPLFHVGGLALLTRSVLLGTALLLRRRFDPAEVNRLVDEGRVQALSVVATMLERMLGARGGRPFPPTLRLVLAGGGPVPRPLLERAQALGCPVLPTYGMTETASQVVTVPPVPGGAHPGSAGRPLPFAEVRVVDEALGPLPPGTPGEIAVRGPTVAAGYWRDPAATRRAFAGGWLRTGDLGYFDEDGCLFVTGRSDELIVSGGEKIAPAEVEEALLAHPAVLEAAVWGVPDPLWGERPRAAVVLRPGARVEAGALGAWLRERIAHFKVPERIDVVDRLPRTASGKLRRRLLAAGSPPREEG